One window from the genome of Leptospira wolffii serovar Khorat str. Khorat-H2 encodes:
- a CDS encoding GTP 3',8-cyclase MoaA, translating to MIQEKRKFEVLRVSVTSNCALGCVYCAPKGSEDSYPGDAHPAFLSTELFTSNIERLSKKIDIKEVHLTGGEPTHHKELPELISRANRLGIPDIAVTSNGIFSDGLIEKMKLAGLTRMNFSVDTLSSEGFRRMTGRNVSLDKLLSRVEEAIAADLNVKINCTVLRGYNEDQVLPLLLWAGEKNIPIRYLELMKMGPLQNRHKELFYSAEEIRSQIRSRFDFLPWETSADSTAKYFKTEIGSIFGVIANHTEPFCGGCNRLRMDVRGRIYGCLSDTRSYPVSEVESELEDALDSAMKTKKDEFTGSLISMKYIGG from the coding sequence GTGATCCAAGAGAAAAGAAAATTCGAAGTCTTGAGAGTCAGTGTGACTTCCAACTGTGCTTTGGGTTGCGTTTATTGCGCTCCTAAGGGTAGTGAAGATAGCTATCCTGGCGACGCTCATCCCGCTTTTCTTTCCACGGAATTATTCACTTCTAATATCGAAAGGCTCTCCAAAAAGATCGATATCAAGGAAGTGCATCTAACCGGAGGAGAACCTACCCATCATAAGGAACTTCCAGAACTCATTTCAAGAGCGAATCGGCTCGGGATTCCGGATATAGCAGTGACGTCCAACGGTATATTCTCCGACGGACTCATCGAAAAAATGAAATTAGCCGGACTAACTCGGATGAATTTTTCCGTAGACACTCTTTCTTCGGAAGGCTTCCGCAGAATGACGGGCAGAAACGTTTCTTTGGATAAATTACTCTCCAGGGTCGAAGAAGCGATCGCCGCAGATTTGAACGTAAAGATCAATTGTACAGTCTTAAGAGGTTATAACGAGGACCAGGTATTGCCTCTGCTTCTTTGGGCGGGAGAGAAGAATATACCCATCCGTTATCTGGAACTTATGAAGATGGGTCCTTTACAAAATCGTCATAAAGAATTATTCTATTCCGCCGAGGAGATACGTTCCCAAATCCGATCCCGTTTTGATTTTCTACCTTGGGAAACTTCTGCTGATTCGACGGCTAAGTATTTCAAAACGGAAATAGGCTCCATTTTCGGAGTCATTGCGAATCATACGGAGCCGTTCTGCGGGGGTTGCAATCGTCTGCGAATGGATGTGAGAGGTAGAATCTACGGTTGCCTAAGCGATACTCGATCTTATCCCGTTTCCGAAGTCGAATCCGAATTGGAGGATGCCTTGGATTCCGCCATGAAAACCAAGAAGGACGAGTTTACGGGCAGTCTCATTTCGATGAAGTATATCGGAGGATGA